The genomic segment TTTTTTGTCAAGAACGACGTATCGCCCTTTCGGCCCCAGCGTCATCTTCACGGCAGAAGCTAACTGCTCAATGCCTTTCTGAAGCGATGCGAAAGCTTCATGATCAAATCTTAATTGTTTAGCCATTTTATTTTCCCCCTTATTTCACTTTTTCTTTTACTTTCGCGATAACGTCACCCTGGTCCATGTAAACGTAATCTTTTCCGTCAAGCTTAACTTCCGTTCCGGCGTATTTTCCATAAAGCACCTTGTCGCCAGCCTTCAGTTCCATGGGAATAAGTTTTCCCGAATCGTCTCTTTTCCCCGGCCCCACGGACACAACCGTGCCTTTCTGCGGTTTCTCTTTCGCCGTGTCGGGGATGATGATACCGCTTTTGGTCTTCTCCTCACCCTTCTCCTGCTCAATCAAAACCCTGTCTCCAAGCATCTCAAGATTCATAAACTCTCCTCCTGTTCTTATTTCTCACGGGGAACCCCCCGTCCTTAAATCCAGCTAACCGGTTACGGTTTAGCACCCACTCATTGCAGGTGCTAAATTACAAAAAGACATTTGTTTTGTCAAGTAGCCGCAGAGCAGAACTCTGCCGAGAGGCAAAGCTGTCGCTCACGCCCCGGCGCACTTTCAGTTGCGACTACCAGAGTATGAATAATCCATATCAATTAGGAACTGTCCCCATTGACCCTATCGGCAAGTTGGTTTACTCAATGAAGAAACTGTTTTAATTTCCTGTAGTAATTTTCATGACTCCCGATGGTGTAAAGATAAAGCGTCTTATCCTGCTCTTTATAGGAAAGAAGATATTGCTGCGTTTTATATTTGAATTTAAGAACCCTGATACCTTTTAAAGCGCCTTTCTTTAATTCTCCTATGTCGGGATTTTTTAAAACAGTTACAACCTGACGATCGATTTCTAATTGTATATGTCTGGGTGACCGTTTTTTAAATTTACGGAAATGATTGGAGGCAACAGGCTGTTTCATTTAAGAATGCCAAATTTATATTCCTTTCCAAGCCCTGCCTCTAATTCCGCTTTTGCTTCGAGCGTTTCTTTTATGAAAGAGAGAGGCAGTTCATCGTTTTCTTCACAGAGAATCCCGTCACAGAGATATTTTTTTATTTGCTCAGAAAGAGTCCGATGCCCTATTTTCGCCATCACTCTGACTTTCTTTTCAATTTCTTCCGGCAGCCGTACTGTAAAAACCTGCATATTTCCTCCCGT from the Candidatus Omnitrophota bacterium genome contains:
- a CDS encoding type II toxin-antitoxin system RelE/ParE family toxin; translated protein: MKQPVASNHFRKFKKRSPRHIQLEIDRQVVTVLKNPDIGELKKGALKGIRVLKFKYKTQQYLLSYKEQDKTLYLYTIGSHENYYRKLKQFLH
- a CDS encoding co-chaperone GroES, which translates into the protein MNLEMLGDRVLIEQEKGEEKTKSGIIIPDTAKEKPQKGTVVSVGPGKRDDSGKLIPMELKAGDKVLYGKYAGTEVKLDGKDYVYMDQGDVIAKVKEKVK